From Agrobacterium tumefaciens, a single genomic window includes:
- a CDS encoding LysR family transcriptional regulator, producing the protein MAIVFTHLRAFQAVATHRGFSAAARALRVSQPTLTTQVRELEERYGVELFLRQGRQIELTEAGRSLLSISARLFKLHEEAEELLLNFGELKTGALKIAAVSPFHATDMIARFIERYPSFKVNMLLGNSDRTLKRVLELEADIAILAHTIDDPRIKTMTFSTQEIVAFVNDDHAWWQRDEIELAELAGEPLILREEGSTTRYALERAAEAANVALTPFMEIGSREGVWKAVERGLGIGVVADFEFVPHPRMKTLRISGGMIRTEYRLAFLEDRKTVRSIKAFVETVL; encoded by the coding sequence ATGGCCATCGTCTTTACCCATCTGAGAGCCTTTCAGGCGGTAGCCACCCATCGCGGTTTCTCGGCCGCCGCGCGCGCACTTCGGGTCAGCCAGCCGACATTGACGACGCAGGTCCGCGAACTGGAGGAACGCTACGGCGTCGAACTCTTTCTGCGTCAAGGCCGCCAGATCGAGCTGACCGAAGCTGGCCGCTCGCTGCTTTCGATCAGCGCCAGACTGTTCAAGCTTCACGAAGAGGCGGAGGAGCTGCTTCTCAATTTCGGTGAACTGAAGACCGGTGCACTGAAAATTGCCGCCGTCAGCCCGTTTCATGCCACCGACATGATCGCGCGCTTCATCGAGCGTTACCCGTCCTTCAAGGTCAACATGCTTCTCGGCAATTCCGACCGCACCTTGAAACGCGTCCTTGAGCTCGAAGCCGATATTGCGATCCTGGCGCATACGATCGACGACCCTCGCATCAAGACCATGACCTTCAGCACGCAGGAGATCGTCGCCTTCGTAAATGACGACCATGCCTGGTGGCAAAGGGACGAGATCGAACTGGCCGAGCTGGCGGGCGAACCCCTGATCCTCCGGGAAGAAGGCTCAACCACCCGTTATGCGCTTGAGCGCGCGGCCGAAGCCGCCAATGTTGCCCTCACGCCATTCATGGAAATCGGCAGCCGCGAGGGTGTGTGGAAAGCGGTTGAAAGGGGACTTGGGATCGGTGTCGTAGCGGACTTCGAATTCGTCCCCCACCCACGCATGAAGACATTGCGCATTTCCGGCGGCATGATCAGAACGGAGTATCGGCTGGCTTTTCTGGAAGACCGAAAGACGGTGCGATCGATCAAGGCTTTTGTCGAAACCGTTCTCTAG
- a CDS encoding phosphonoacetaldehyde reductase yields MRAWTYSNPVKIIFGAGALAEARKAVGNRAYCLLTYNDHPFFDDLVARISQELGEPAVIVRDVEPNPSFDGLRAACRSFGAATRTPEVILAIGGGSVIDTAKVLSAGGRDFSRVQNFLEGHTGAETLLDLPIIAVPTTAGTGSEVTCWATVWDTAAKKKYSLADARYYPQYAILDPELTLGVPRALLLSTGLDALSHALESIWNVNANPVSASHAVSAAREIIDVLPLLVDNLGDIGLRERMMRASLSAGLAFSNTKTALAHSLSYYLTLHHGTVHGIACSFSLPAIMRSVMGHDADCDAALRRIFGDDLSAGADALEVFLHRLGVSTTATDYGVTRENWLRAIDDALLGERGRNFIGSRDAVFASAA; encoded by the coding sequence ATGCGTGCCTGGACCTATTCCAATCCTGTGAAGATCATCTTCGGGGCCGGCGCCCTTGCCGAGGCCAGAAAGGCCGTCGGCAACCGCGCCTATTGCCTGCTGACCTACAACGATCATCCGTTCTTCGATGACCTCGTTGCCCGTATCTCGCAAGAGCTTGGCGAACCGGCGGTTATCGTGCGGGATGTCGAACCGAACCCCAGCTTCGACGGCCTGAGAGCTGCCTGCCGGTCCTTTGGCGCCGCCACCCGGACGCCTGAAGTCATTCTGGCGATCGGTGGTGGTTCGGTCATCGATACAGCCAAGGTTCTCTCGGCCGGTGGTCGTGATTTCTCCCGCGTCCAGAATTTTCTGGAAGGCCACACGGGAGCAGAGACATTGCTCGATCTTCCGATCATTGCCGTGCCGACAACAGCAGGTACAGGTAGCGAGGTTACCTGCTGGGCAACCGTCTGGGACACGGCGGCCAAGAAGAAATACTCACTCGCCGACGCGCGTTATTATCCGCAATACGCCATTCTCGACCCGGAACTGACGCTGGGTGTGCCGCGGGCACTTTTACTGTCCACCGGGCTCGACGCGCTGTCGCATGCGCTTGAAAGCATCTGGAACGTCAATGCCAACCCGGTGTCTGCAAGCCATGCGGTTTCTGCGGCGCGGGAGATCATCGACGTTCTGCCGCTTCTGGTCGACAATCTCGGTGATATCGGTCTGCGCGAGCGCATGATGCGGGCAAGCCTTTCTGCCGGTTTGGCGTTTTCCAACACCAAGACGGCGCTTGCCCATTCCCTTTCCTATTACCTGACGCTGCATCACGGCACGGTGCATGGCATTGCCTGCTCCTTCAGCCTGCCGGCGATCATGCGCAGCGTGATGGGCCACGACGCCGACTGCGACGCTGCTTTGCGCCGCATTTTCGGTGACGATCTCTCTGCCGGTGCCGATGCGCTGGAGGTGTTCCTTCACCGGCTCGGCGTCTCGACGACGGCAACCGATTACGGTGTGACACGGGAAAACTGGCTGCGGGCCATCGACGACGCGCTGCTGGGCGAGCGCGGCCGCAATTTCATCGGCAGCCGTGATGCTGTGTTTGCCTCAGCTGCCTGA
- the phnE gene encoding phosphonate ABC transporter, permease protein PhnE produces the protein MTKAMTTTDTALTASLPKQPGGTRNGLILLAVIAALAYSWTPAEIGRWTYLFTDAGNMAEYASGFMKPDFGDWRFYLEEMVVTVQIALWGTFLAVVFSVPLGILSAHNMAPWWVLQPVRRLMDMFRAIHEVVFAVLFVVAVGLGPFAGVMALFIHTTGTLSKLFSEAVEAIDPRPVEAIRTTGASRVQQVLFGVIPQVLPLWISLSLYRLESNIRSATVLGLIGAGGIGQVLFENIRGFYYPQASAMLIIIIATVSLMDLLSQQLRKLVL, from the coding sequence ATGACCAAAGCGATGACGACAACAGACACTGCCTTGACCGCATCTTTGCCGAAACAACCAGGCGGAACGCGAAACGGCCTTATCCTGCTCGCCGTTATTGCGGCACTGGCCTATAGCTGGACACCGGCGGAGATAGGCAGATGGACCTATCTGTTCACCGATGCCGGCAACATGGCTGAATATGCCAGCGGCTTCATGAAGCCCGACTTCGGTGACTGGCGATTTTACCTGGAGGAAATGGTCGTCACCGTGCAGATCGCCCTTTGGGGCACTTTTCTGGCGGTCGTCTTTTCCGTCCCGCTTGGCATCCTTTCGGCACACAACATGGCGCCGTGGTGGGTGCTGCAGCCAGTCCGTCGCCTGATGGACATGTTCCGCGCCATTCATGAAGTGGTGTTTGCGGTCCTTTTCGTGGTGGCTGTAGGACTTGGTCCTTTCGCTGGCGTGATGGCGCTTTTCATCCACACCACGGGCACGCTCTCCAAACTGTTTTCCGAGGCCGTCGAAGCCATCGACCCTCGCCCGGTCGAGGCGATCCGCACAACCGGTGCCTCTCGCGTGCAGCAAGTGCTGTTCGGCGTCATCCCCCAGGTGCTACCGCTATGGATTTCGCTCTCGCTTTATCGCCTGGAATCCAACATCCGCTCGGCAACCGTTCTCGGCCTCATCGGTGCCGGTGGCATCGGTCAGGTTCTGTTCGAAAACATTCGCGGTTTCTATTATCCGCAGGCCTCTGCAATGCTCATCATCATCATCGCCACCGTCAGCCTGATGGACCTTCTGTCTCAGCAGTTGCGCAAGCTCGTCCTGTAA
- the phnC gene encoding phosphonate ABC transporter ATP-binding protein, which produces MTAITVSNVSKTFGKTRALDKVSLTVERGEMVALIGASGSGKSTLIRHIAGLEVADAVGGRIDVLGDLCQDSGRLNRRLKRGRVSVIFQQFNLVGRLSVLTNVLIGHLGRTPRWRGTLGLFNHDEKRKAQVALERVGIPQVVTQRSSTLSGGQQQRAAIARTLVQEAEILIADEPISALDPSSARRVMDVLSDINSSDGITVVVSLHQVEYARRYCPRTVAMRNGKIVYDGPSSALTNEFLAELYGAASEELVLPDAPAGHAAPALKPVLNRLQAQPLPA; this is translated from the coding sequence ATGACAGCGATAACGGTCTCCAATGTCTCGAAGACTTTCGGCAAGACACGTGCTTTGGACAAGGTAAGCCTGACCGTCGAGCGCGGTGAAATGGTTGCGCTGATCGGCGCTTCAGGCTCAGGCAAAAGCACCCTCATCCGCCATATTGCCGGCCTGGAAGTGGCAGATGCTGTCGGTGGCCGCATCGACGTCCTCGGCGATCTTTGTCAGGACAGCGGGCGTCTCAACCGGCGCCTGAAACGGGGCCGCGTTTCCGTCATCTTCCAGCAATTCAATCTGGTCGGCCGGCTTTCCGTGCTGACCAATGTACTGATCGGCCACCTGGGCCGCACGCCGCGCTGGCGCGGAACGCTTGGCCTCTTCAACCATGACGAAAAACGCAAGGCCCAGGTCGCGCTGGAACGGGTCGGCATTCCCCAGGTGGTTACCCAGCGGTCCTCAACGCTGTCGGGTGGCCAGCAGCAGCGCGCCGCCATTGCCCGAACGCTGGTTCAGGAAGCCGAAATCCTGATTGCCGACGAGCCGATCTCCGCTCTCGACCCCTCATCTGCGCGGCGCGTCATGGATGTGCTTTCCGATATCAATTCCAGCGACGGCATCACCGTGGTCGTATCGCTGCATCAGGTCGAATATGCGCGCCGTTATTGCCCGCGCACCGTCGCGATGCGCAATGGCAAGATCGTTTATGACGGACCATCCAGCGCGCTGACGAACGAATTCCTGGCCGAGCTTTATGGCGCGGCCTCGGAAGAACTGGTCCTGCCGGATGCTCCGGCTGGCCATGCCGCTCCGGCCCTCAAGCCGGTCCTCAACAGACTGCAGGCCCAGCCCCTGCCCGCCTAA
- a CDS encoding HlyD family type I secretion periplasmic adaptor subunit produces the protein MNGKTDLDMDKSIRRLSRIVFVTIFVLVGVAGGLAATVNIAGAIIASGTLVVDTQVKPVQHLKGGVVQEILVRDGDSVEAGQVLLRFDGTQARANLAIIRKRLKELSAVATRLQAERDAATVLTISNTLATSDPDSFRLLLGEQRLFNDRRASREGRKSQLRERISQLQQEAEGLAAQEKGKRLEIDLVEKELASLRNLLDQGIVSAARVYSLQRESARLTGELGNFIASVAQVKGRITETELQIIQIEDDHGSEVSEQLRQTQGDIGQFSERLIAAEDDLKRIDIRAPQAGVVDQMAVHSAGAVVSAGETMLRIVPSDDHLTAELRIAPRDIDQIAPGQAVVLNLSAFNHRDTPELDARISTVSADLLEDRQTGEKYYRARATIETDEWKRLGKRQAVQGMPVEGFVQTGERSVLAYLAKPMTDQIGQAFREN, from the coding sequence ATGAACGGCAAGACCGACCTCGATATGGATAAAAGCATCCGGCGCCTCTCTCGTATCGTCTTTGTCACGATCTTCGTTCTCGTTGGTGTGGCTGGTGGGCTCGCCGCGACCGTCAATATCGCTGGTGCGATCATTGCGTCCGGTACTCTCGTCGTTGATACCCAGGTCAAGCCGGTACAACATCTCAAGGGAGGTGTGGTGCAGGAAATCCTTGTGCGTGACGGCGACAGTGTCGAGGCGGGGCAGGTTCTCCTGCGTTTCGACGGCACGCAGGCGCGCGCCAACCTTGCGATCATCCGCAAGCGGTTGAAAGAACTCTCTGCCGTGGCAACAAGGTTGCAGGCCGAACGGGACGCAGCAACGGTGCTGACCATCAGTAACACGCTGGCGACCTCCGATCCGGATAGTTTTCGATTGCTGCTGGGTGAACAACGCCTCTTCAACGACCGCCGTGCCTCACGGGAGGGGAGGAAGTCGCAACTTCGCGAACGCATCAGCCAATTGCAGCAGGAAGCGGAAGGGCTTGCTGCACAGGAAAAGGGCAAGCGTCTGGAAATCGACCTGGTGGAAAAGGAACTCGCCAGCCTTAGAAACCTCCTTGATCAGGGTATTGTTTCCGCAGCCCGGGTCTATTCCCTTCAACGCGAGAGCGCGCGTCTGACGGGCGAACTCGGCAATTTTATCGCTTCTGTCGCGCAGGTGAAGGGGCGCATCACCGAAACCGAACTGCAAATCATCCAGATCGAGGATGACCATGGCAGCGAGGTGTCCGAACAGCTTCGGCAGACGCAGGGCGATATCGGCCAGTTTTCCGAACGGTTGATCGCTGCAGAAGACGACCTGAAACGTATCGATATCCGCGCACCGCAGGCGGGTGTGGTCGATCAGATGGCCGTTCATTCCGCGGGGGCTGTTGTCAGTGCGGGTGAAACGATGCTGCGGATCGTTCCAAGCGATGACCACCTGACGGCCGAGCTACGAATTGCACCGCGTGATATCGACCAGATTGCGCCCGGACAGGCGGTGGTGCTCAATCTGTCAGCCTTCAATCACCGTGATACACCTGAACTCGATGCCCGCATTTCCACGGTTTCTGCCGATCTTCTGGAAGACAGGCAGACCGGAGAAAAATATTACCGCGCCAGAGCAACGATCGAGACCGATGAGTGGAAACGATTGGGTAAACGGCAGGCGGTTCAGGGAATGCCCGTCGAAGGATTTGTTCAGACCGGAGAGCGAAGCGTGCTTGCTTATCTCGCCAAGCCCATGACCGATCAGATCGGCCAGGCATTTCGGGAAAACTAG
- a CDS encoding family 16 glycosylhydrolase, whose amino-acid sequence MAQTVLNALGETLYYSGSSTGFFSATNSGPQLYGKAGNDSMWGDSSVDVTMIGGTGDDIYYLYSGINRAVENAGEGIDTIDTWMSYTLPDNFENLRVTGNGRYAFGNDLDNIITGGSGSQTIDGGAGNDVLIGGGGADTFIFTKGNGTDLITDFGSDDTIRLNDYGITSFDQLMSNATQQGNDLWLNLGNGESVVLANTTADELQADQFELSLDRSVLTATFTDDFNSLSLHDGEQGVWDAKYWWAPEKGSTLTGNGEKQWYINPSYEPTSSVNPFSVENGVLTITAAATPSSIESEVNGYDYTSGMLNTYSSFSQTYGYFEIRADMPDDQGAWPAFWLLPADGSWPPELDVVEMRGQNPNTVIMSAHTNESGSQSSIINNVSVASTEGFHTYGVLWEEDHITWYIDDVAVAQIDTPSDMHDPMYMVVNLAVGGMAGTPSAQDFSDGSQMKIDYIKAYSIDDWYV is encoded by the coding sequence ATGGCCCAGACAGTTTTGAATGCGCTTGGCGAGACGCTCTATTACAGCGGAAGTTCCACAGGTTTCTTCTCTGCCACCAATTCCGGCCCCCAACTTTACGGTAAGGCAGGCAACGATTCCATGTGGGGTGACAGTTCCGTTGATGTGACGATGATCGGCGGTACGGGCGATGACATCTACTACCTCTATTCGGGGATCAATCGAGCGGTCGAAAATGCCGGGGAGGGCATCGACACCATCGACACGTGGATGAGCTACACACTACCCGACAATTTCGAGAACCTGCGCGTCACGGGGAACGGCCGTTATGCCTTCGGCAATGATCTCGACAACATCATCACCGGTGGTTCGGGCTCGCAGACCATCGACGGTGGCGCAGGCAATGACGTGCTAATTGGTGGAGGTGGCGCTGATACCTTCATCTTCACGAAAGGCAACGGCACCGATCTCATCACCGATTTCGGCTCTGACGACACCATCCGCCTCAACGACTACGGCATCACGTCATTCGACCAGTTGATGAGCAATGCCACACAGCAAGGAAACGACCTGTGGCTCAATCTCGGAAATGGCGAAAGTGTCGTGCTGGCAAACACAACCGCCGATGAATTGCAGGCAGACCAGTTTGAACTGAGCCTCGATCGTTCGGTGCTCACGGCAACCTTCACCGATGACTTCAATTCCCTATCGCTCCACGACGGCGAACAGGGCGTATGGGACGCCAAATACTGGTGGGCGCCGGAAAAAGGCAGCACGCTCACCGGAAACGGTGAAAAGCAGTGGTACATCAATCCGTCCTATGAGCCGACATCCTCCGTCAATCCATTTTCGGTCGAGAACGGCGTCCTGACGATTACTGCAGCCGCCACACCCTCGTCGATCGAAAGTGAGGTGAACGGTTACGACTACACCTCGGGCATGCTGAATACCTATTCCTCCTTCAGCCAGACCTACGGTTACTTCGAGATCCGTGCGGACATGCCTGACGACCAGGGCGCCTGGCCCGCCTTCTGGCTGCTTCCGGCCGACGGCTCATGGCCGCCGGAACTGGACGTGGTGGAAATGCGAGGCCAGAACCCCAATACGGTCATCATGTCGGCCCACACCAACGAAAGTGGCTCACAGTCTTCGATCATCAACAATGTCAGCGTGGCAAGCACGGAAGGTTTTCACACCTACGGCGTCTTGTGGGAGGAAGACCACATCACCTGGTACATCGATGATGTGGCCGTAGCGCAGATCGACACCCCGTCAGACATGCATGATCCAATGTACATGGTCGTCAATCTCGCCGTCGGCGGCATGGCCGGAACACCGTCGGCGCAAGATTTCAGCGACGGTTCGCAGATGAAGATCGATTACATCAAGGCTTATTCGATCGATGACTGGTACGTCTGA
- the phnD gene encoding phosphonate ABC transporter substrate-binding protein has translation MNAILKSMAAMSLALTLGSAAHAAETINFGIISTESQQNLKSSWLPFLDAMKEKTGLEVKPFFASDYAGIIEGMRFDKVQMAWYGNKSAMEAVDRADGEVFVQSVAVTGEPGYWSVVIVPKESSIQTIDQLLTCDKSLNFGLGDVNSTSGYLVPMTFVFSKNSIDPKTCFKNVTNANHETNAMAVANKQVDAAANNTENMALIEQNNPKAFANIREIWRSPLIPADPIVWRKDLTEEAKTKIRDFFLTYGTDKSKGNVEEEKKILAGLKWSPFRASNDNQLLPIRVMELTKAIAQAQGDAKLDAAARDAKIKDLTAQKARYEAELASLGN, from the coding sequence ATGAACGCGATCCTGAAAAGCATGGCGGCGATGTCGCTCGCCCTTACTCTGGGGTCTGCAGCGCATGCGGCAGAAACCATCAACTTCGGTATCATCTCGACCGAATCCCAGCAGAACCTGAAAAGCAGCTGGCTGCCCTTCCTCGATGCGATGAAGGAAAAGACCGGCCTTGAGGTAAAACCCTTCTTCGCGTCCGACTATGCCGGCATCATTGAAGGCATGCGCTTCGACAAGGTGCAGATGGCCTGGTACGGCAACAAGTCGGCCATGGAAGCCGTCGACCGCGCCGATGGCGAAGTGTTCGTTCAGAGCGTCGCCGTCACCGGTGAGCCGGGCTACTGGTCCGTGGTCATCGTGCCGAAAGAGTCTTCGATCCAGACGATCGACCAGCTCCTGACCTGCGACAAGTCGCTCAACTTCGGTCTCGGTGACGTCAACTCCACCTCCGGCTACCTCGTGCCGATGACCTTCGTGTTCTCGAAAAACAGCATCGACCCGAAGACCTGCTTCAAGAACGTCACCAACGCCAACCATGAAACAAATGCCATGGCTGTGGCCAACAAACAGGTCGACGCTGCCGCCAACAACACCGAGAACATGGCGCTTATCGAGCAGAACAATCCGAAAGCGTTCGCCAACATCCGCGAAATCTGGCGTTCGCCTCTGATCCCCGCAGATCCGATTGTCTGGCGCAAGGACCTGACGGAAGAAGCCAAGACGAAGATCCGCGATTTCTTCCTGACCTACGGAACCGACAAGTCCAAGGGTAACGTCGAGGAAGAGAAGAAAATCCTCGCCGGTCTGAAATGGTCGCCATTCCGCGCTTCCAACGACAACCAGCTTCTGCCGATCCGCGTCATGGAACTGACCAAGGCCATTGCGCAGGCTCAGGGCGATGCCAAGCTCGACGCCGCTGCAAGAGACGCAAAGATCAAGGACCTGACGGCGCAGAAGGCAAGATACGAAGCCGAACTCGCCAGCCTCGGCAACTGA